The Anaerolineae bacterium region TTACTGCTCATCAAGCAGGCTCGCAAACAGGGATAACCATTATGTGCCGGCGCCTGCAGTGGGCGGTACCGCCGGCGCATCTGGAGTGGGAGTAAAGAGACGATGCAAGTGCCATTGCGAAATATGCAGGGTGAAATCGTAGGCGAAGTCGAACTGCGCGACGACATATTTGGGGTGCCATTGACGCCGGCGACCAAGGCAGTGATGCATCAGGCATTACTGCGGCAGTTGGCCAACGCCCGGCTGGGCACCCACGACACCAAGACGCGCGGCGAGGTTGCCGGCGGCGGCCGCAAGATCTGGCGGCAGAAGGGCACCGGTCGAGCGCGCCAGGGGAGCATCCGCGCACCGCACTGGCGGCACGGCGGCGTGGTCTTTGGCCCTCATCCGCGCAGCTATGCTCAGAAGATGCCGCGCAAGATGCGGCGCCTGGCACTGCGGGCGGCCTTGTCGGCCAAGGCGGCGGACCAGCAGATCGTCGTGCTGGATGAGCTGGCTCTGGAAGCGCCGAAGACCAGGCAGATGCTGCAGGTGCTCGGTGCGCTGAAGCTGGATTCCAGCGTGTTGATCCTCCTGCCGGCCAAGGATACCGCCGTCGAGCTGTCGGCGCGCAACCTGCCGCAGGTCAAGACACTGCTGGCCAATTACCTGAACGTGCGCGACCTCCTGGGCTATGATTACGTGCTGATGCCCAAGGGTTCGCTGGCAGTCATCGAGTCCATCCTGGGGCAGTAGTCGTCGCGCGCCAGGACG contains the following coding sequences:
- the rplD gene encoding 50S ribosomal protein L4, encoding MQVPLRNMQGEIVGEVELRDDIFGVPLTPATKAVMHQALLRQLANARLGTHDTKTRGEVAGGGRKIWRQKGTGRARQGSIRAPHWRHGGVVFGPHPRSYAQKMPRKMRRLALRAALSAKAADQQIVVLDELALEAPKTRQMLQVLGALKLDSSVLILLPAKDTAVELSARNLPQVKTLLANYLNVRDLLGYDYVLMPKGSLAVIESILGQ